The following are encoded in a window of Camarhynchus parvulus chromosome 1A, STF_HiC, whole genome shotgun sequence genomic DNA:
- the LOC115910010 gene encoding potassium voltage-gated channel subfamily A member 6-like, producing the protein MWEHLGCLEHGSPRRAGRGGGAGKGRRGRVAPGRAGGMRAEEPLALAAPRAGGEAEAEAPGEERSGGSCCSSERLVINISGLRFETQLRTLSIFPDTLLGDPSRRVRYFDPLRNEYFFDRNRPSFDAILYYYQSGGRLRRPVHVPLDIFLEEIRFYQLGQEAIETFREDEGFIPEEEKPLPQHHFQRQVWLLFEYPESSGPARAIAIVSVLVILISIVIFCLETLPEFRQEPKGPQPGFGEAAPLGDEALLLPPLPPPSGTPPPLRPATGSGPFFTDPFFLIETLCIIWFSFELLVRFFACPSKPEFSRNIMNIIDIVAIIPYFITLGTELAQQQQQKQQPGSSSNNGGQQQAMSLAILRVIRLVRVFRIFKLSRHSKGLQILGKTLQASMRELGLLIFFLFIGVILFSSAVYFAETDDPDSLFTSIPDAFWWAVVSMTTVGYGDMYPMTIGGKIVGSLCAIAGVLTIALPVPVIVSNFNYFYHRETDHEEQCQYTHVTCGQQQSPFSEPKKGDSNQSLSKSEFLEAEDLESMKYSNFIPPNNQGYKEKKMLTEV; encoded by the exons ATGTGGGAGCACCTCGGCTGCCTGGAGCACGGCTCGCCCAG GCGAGCGGGGCGAGGcggaggggcagggaagggcaggcgAGGAAGGGTAGCGCCGGGCAGAGCGGGCGGGATGCGGGCGGAGGAGCCGCTGGCGCTGGCGGCCCCGCGGGCGGGCGGAGAGGCTGAGGCGGAGGCGCCGGGCGAGGAGCGGAGCGgcggcagctgctgcagcagcgaGCGCCTGGTGATCAACATCTCGGGGCTGCGCTTCGAGACGCAGCTGCGGACCCTCTCCATCTTCCCTGACACGCTGCTGGGCGACCCCAGCCGCCGGGTGCGCTACTTCGACCCGCTCCGCAACGAGTACTTCTTCGACCGCAACAGACCCAGCTTCGACGCCATCCTCTACTACTACCAGTCCGGGGGGCGGCTCCGCCGGCCGGTCCATGTGCCCCTCGACATCTTCCTGGAGGAGATCCGCTTCTaccagctgggccaggaggcTATCGAGACATTCCGGGAGGACGAGGGCTTCATCCCAGAGGAGGAGAAGCCCCTGCCGCAGCACCACTTCCAACGCCAGGTCTGGCTGCTCTTTGAGTACCCCGAGAGCTCCGGGCCAGCCCGGGCCATCGCCATCGTCTCCGTGCTGGTCATCCTCATTTCTATCGTCATCTTCTGCCTGGAGACCCTGCCCGAGTTCCGCCAGGAGCCCAAGGGACCCCAGCCTGGCTTCGGGGAGGCTGCGCCTCTCGGGGACgaggcgctgctgctgccgccgctgccaCCGCCGAGCGGGACCCCCCCGCCCCTGCGCCCCGCCACCGGTTCCGGCCCATTCTTCACAGACCCCTTCTTCCTCATCGAGACCCTGTGCATCATCTGGTTCTCCTTTGAGCTCCTCGTGCGCTTCTTTGCCTGCCCCAGCAAGCCTGAGTTCTCCCGCAACATCATGAACATCATTGATATCGTGGCCATCATCCCCTACTTCATCACCCTGGGCACCgagctggcccagcagcagcagcagaagcagcagcccgggagcagcagcaacaatGGGGGCCAGCAGCAAGCCATGTCCCTGGCCATCCTGAGAGTCATCCGCCTGGTCAGAGTCTTCAGGATCTTCAAGCTCTCCAGGCACTCCAAGGGGCTGCAGATCTTAGGGAAGACTCTCCAGGCCAGcatgagggagctgggcctcctcatcttcttcctcttcatcgGGGTGATCCTCTTCTCCAGCGCTGTCTACTTTGCAGAGACTGATGACCCTGACTCGCTGTTCACCAGCATCCCTGATGCTTTCTGGTGGGCAGTGGTGTCCATGACCACCGTGGGCTATGGGGACATGTATCCCATGACCATTGGTGGCAAGATTGTGGGCTCCTTGTGTGCCATCGCTGGTGTGCTGACAAttgccctgcctgtccctgtcatTGTGTCCAACTTCAACTACTTCTACCACCGAGAGACTGACCATGAGGAGCAGTGCCAGTACACCCACGTCACCTGTGGCCAGCAACAGTCACCTTTCTCTGAGCCCAAGAAAGGGGACAGTAATCAGTCCCTCAGCAAATCTGAATTCCTGGAAGCAGAAGACCTGGAGTCCATGAAATATTCCAACTTCATTCCTCCCAATAACCAGGGatataaagagaagaaaatgctgacAGAGGTGTGA